One region of Culex pipiens pallens isolate TS chromosome 2, TS_CPP_V2, whole genome shotgun sequence genomic DNA includes:
- the LOC120420437 gene encoding uncharacterized protein LOC120420437, producing MMLSNMLDLRPALVLTLFTVIDFVSTVKDVRVNVPAAIRRGDSANLICHYDMEGAVLYTVKWYKGKREFFRYTPKENPSMKAFPVLGITVERSKSNGSHLTLTAVEPTMSGKYSCEVSADSPSFHTMVVSGEMEVVDVPVDKPHITGLKPYYRMGELLVGNCSSYNSKPAANLTWFVNSNEVNPKQTVPYPVVRNPDNGLEISTLGLFFKITHHYGNRGKLKLTCVARIYQVYEQSAERLLEDELPNMLASASASPVGLPVNHFHALYDHQFPASSYHHHHHEGGDHPGGAGYPDTVGGGGDFDNQNSDAYMTQLQDMSSSAGSPWTIIGCNSRTTRTRWPLLAQLLLPLLVLSSLLQSVLQPHLLRVASVIMQMACSALLTVAAGTARVVFRRTMDTISTFPKSFS from the exons ATTTCGTCAGCACCGTGAAGGACGTCCGCGTGAACGTGCCGGCAGCCATCCGACGTGGTGATAGTGCAAATTTGATCTGCCATTACGACATGGAGGGCGCCGTCCTGTACACCGTCAAGTGGTACAAGGGCAAGCGAGAGTTCTTCCGCTACACACCCAAGGAGAACCCCTCGATGAAGGCGTTCCCGGTGCTCGGCATCACCGTCGAG CGCTCCAAGTCCAACGGAAGCCACTTGACGCTGACCGCAGTGGAGCCAACGATGTCCGGCAAGTACAGCTGCGAAGTGTCTGCAGATTCGCCCTCCTTCCACACGATGGTCGTGTCCGGCGAAATGGAGGTGGTCG ACGTTCCGGTGGACAAACCGCACATCACGGGACTGAAGCCGTACTACCGGATGGGCGAGCTGCTCGTTGGCAACTGTTCCTCGTACAACTCGAAGCCCGCGGCCAATCTGACCTGGTTCGTCAACAGCAATGAG GTAAATCCCAAACAAACCGTCCCATATCCCGTCGTGCGAAACCCGGATAATGGCCTGGAGATCTCAACGCTAGGTCTATTCTTCAAAATTACACACCATTACGGCAATCGCGGTAAGCTGAAG TTGACCTGCGTGGCCCGGATTTACCAGGTGTACGAGCAGAGCGCGGAACGGCTGCTGGAGGACGAGCTGCCCAATATGCTGGCGTCGGCATCTGCCTCGCCGGTGGGACTCCCCGTGAACCACTTTCACGCCCTGTACGACCATCAATTTCCGGCGTCCTCGTACCATCATCACCACCACGAGGGGGGTGACCATCCGGGCGGGGCGGGCTATCCGGACACGGTCGGTGGCGGGGGTGACTTTGACAATCAGAATAGTGACGCCTACATGACGCAACTGCAAG ACATGTCATCGTCGGCCGGCAGTCCCTGGACCATCATCGGTTGCAACAGCCGGACGACGAGGACACGATGGCCACTGCTGGCCCAGCTACTGCTGCCACTGTTGGTCCTGTCCAGCTTGCTCCAGTCCGTGCTCCAGCCTCATCTTCTGCGAGTGGCCAGTGTTATTATGCAAATGGCATGCTCGGCGCTGCTGACGGTGGCGGCCGGGACTGCTAGGGTGGTGTTCAGGAGAACCATGGACACAATCAGCACTTTCCCAAAGTCCTTCTCCTGA